From the Gadus chalcogrammus isolate NIFS_2021 chromosome 15, NIFS_Gcha_1.0, whole genome shotgun sequence genome, one window contains:
- the borcs7 gene encoding BLOC-1-related complex subunit 7 produces the protein MSSAETQPRFGQSVKGLLSDKVGTCSGDVIALTRQVLKGSRSQELLGQAARNMVIQEDAILHSEDSLRKMSIITTHLQYQQEAIQKNVEHSKNLQDQLRHLLK, from the exons ATGTCTTCCGCTGAAACCCAGCCGCGGTTCGGTCAGTCGGTCAAGGGTCTTTTATCGGATAAAGTGGGCACATGTAGCGGGGATGTGATTGCTCTGACTCGGCAAGTGTTAAAAGGATCGCGTAGTCAAGAG CTACTCGGCCAAGCAGCCAGAAATATGGTTATTCAGGAAGATGCCATTTTACACTCCGAGGAT AGTTTAAGAAAAATGTCCATAATCACCACACACTTACAATATCA ACAAGAGGCCATCCAAAAGAA TGTGGAACACTCGAAAAACCTTCAGGATCAACTCAGACACTTGCTTAAATGA